Proteins co-encoded in one Dehalogenimonas sp. WBC-2 genomic window:
- the hoxF gene encoding NAD-reducing hydrogenase subunit HoxF yields MPPVTNFTALQAESKADWQTLIQSQTPHILIGTATCGKVSGAMSILDAIGMTLDKLGLKATVTQVGCFGMCYAEPVMDIALPGMPRISYGFMTPQKAGQIIEDYIINGNPRPELALCTIGQGKVEGIPTFEEMPMLKGQIRIALRNCGHINPLRIGHYIARGGYAGLYRALSQLTPQQVIDEITTSGLRGRGGAGFPTGQKWQFCRDAKSTTKYVICNADEGDPGAFMDRSILEGDPHSVIEGIIIAAYAIGAAEGYLYVRAEYPLAVSTVKHAIDQARQHSLLGRNILGSGFDFNIHVKEGAGAFVCGEETALIASIEGKRGIPRSRPPFPAVSGLWGKPTNINNVKTLAMASYILDNNAATFESLGTEKSKGTCVFALAGNIRHMGLIEVAMGTPLKEVIYGIGGGIPKNKSLKAVQIGGPSGGCLPADMSHIGLDYESLVQSGAIMGSGGMIAMDESNCMVDVARYFLSFVQAESCGKCTPCRLGTRQMLNILERITRGDGRLEDIPLLESLARVIKSTSLCALGGTSPNPVLTTLRYFRDEYEAHIVEKRCPAGVCKALISYTIVNQKCNGCKLCVKACPAQAITFAGKRQPVLLNEKLCNRCGICLDVCKLDAVAVS; encoded by the coding sequence ATGCCGCCCGTGACTAATTTCACGGCGCTTCAGGCTGAATCCAAAGCCGACTGGCAGACGCTTATCCAGAGCCAGACGCCCCATATCCTCATCGGCACCGCCACCTGCGGCAAGGTCTCCGGCGCCATGAGCATATTGGATGCCATCGGCATGACTCTCGATAAACTCGGGCTCAAGGCCACTGTCACCCAGGTAGGCTGCTTTGGCATGTGCTACGCTGAGCCGGTGATGGACATCGCGCTGCCCGGTATGCCGCGTATCAGTTACGGCTTCATGACCCCGCAAAAAGCCGGGCAAATCATTGAAGACTACATCATAAACGGCAATCCACGGCCGGAACTGGCGCTGTGTACTATCGGTCAAGGCAAGGTTGAAGGTATCCCGACCTTTGAAGAGATGCCGATGCTCAAGGGTCAAATCCGCATCGCCTTACGCAACTGCGGCCACATCAATCCGTTGCGTATCGGCCATTATATCGCCCGCGGCGGTTACGCCGGGTTGTACCGTGCCCTGTCGCAACTCACACCTCAACAGGTCATTGATGAAATAACCACATCGGGGCTGCGCGGGCGCGGCGGCGCCGGTTTTCCCACCGGTCAAAAATGGCAATTCTGCCGTGATGCTAAAAGCACCACAAAATACGTTATCTGCAACGCCGACGAGGGTGATCCCGGTGCTTTCATGGACCGGTCGATACTGGAGGGTGATCCCCATTCGGTCATAGAGGGTATTATTATCGCCGCCTACGCCATCGGCGCCGCTGAAGGCTACCTCTATGTCCGCGCTGAATACCCGCTGGCCGTATCTACGGTAAAACACGCCATCGACCAGGCGCGGCAGCACAGCTTGCTGGGACGTAATATCCTGGGTTCCGGCTTTGATTTCAATATTCATGTCAAAGAAGGTGCCGGCGCTTTCGTCTGCGGTGAAGAAACGGCTTTAATTGCCAGCATTGAAGGCAAACGCGGCATACCCCGATCCCGCCCGCCCTTCCCTGCCGTTTCCGGTTTATGGGGTAAACCTACTAATATCAATAACGTCAAAACACTGGCTATGGCTTCGTACATCCTGGATAATAACGCCGCTACCTTTGAGAGTCTAGGCACTGAAAAAAGCAAGGGAACCTGTGTTTTTGCCCTGGCTGGCAACATCCGCCACATGGGTTTAATTGAGGTTGCCATGGGCACGCCCCTCAAAGAGGTCATCTATGGCATCGGTGGCGGCATCCCCAAAAACAAGAGCCTTAAGGCAGTCCAGATCGGCGGCCCGTCAGGCGGTTGTCTGCCAGCCGATATGTCACACATAGGCCTTGATTATGAATCACTGGTGCAGTCAGGGGCCATCATGGGTTCCGGTGGCATGATAGCCATGGATGAATCCAATTGCATGGTGGATGTTGCTCGCTATTTTCTGTCCTTTGTTCAGGCTGAATCCTGCGGTAAATGCACTCCCTGCCGCCTGGGCACCCGTCAGATGCTCAATATCCTTGAACGGATTACCAGGGGTGACGGACGCCTGGAGGATATCCCCCTGCTGGAATCACTGGCCAGGGTGATCAAATCTACCTCTCTATGTGCCCTGGGCGGCACCTCTCCAAACCCGGTGCTGACCACACTCAGGTATTTTCGTGACGAATATGAAGCGCATATCGTAGAAAAACGCTGTCCAGCTGGCGTCTGCAAAGCGCTGATCAGCTATACTATCGTTAACCAAAAATGTAATGGTTGTAAGCTGTGTGTCAAGGCCTGTCCCGCCCAGGCCATCACTTTCGCCGGCAAGCGCCAGCCGGTGCTGCTAAATGAAAAGCTGTGTAACCGTTGCGGTATCTGCCTTGATGTCTGCAAACTGGACGCGGTGGCTGTGAGCTAG
- the kdpE gene encoding KdpE (DNA-binding response regulator KdpE) produces the protein MRILVVEPVKSDVEAISSIFAMFLPGITLVTVATGTEGLISVEQQTPDLLILDLAVPDIDGFEMIKTIRLFSSIPIIVIDSNHNESSLIRSIEFGADDYITKPIRPLELLARVKSIMRRRQGTNQDQYIVAGLLRLDASLHRVYVGDKEVRLTRTENIILRHLMENAGNTVTHGNLAQKIWGDDSTEASATIRVYVDRIRKKLGDDSKSPSMIFTETGLGYRLVKLTP, from the coding sequence GTGCGCATTTTAGTCGTAGAGCCCGTGAAATCGGATGTAGAAGCTATCAGTTCTATATTTGCAATGTTTTTACCAGGTATTACCCTCGTGACAGTGGCGACAGGAACCGAAGGATTGATCTCCGTTGAACAACAGACACCGGATTTACTAATTCTTGATCTGGCTGTACCTGATATCGATGGTTTTGAGATGATAAAAACGATACGGTTATTCTCATCCATTCCTATCATCGTGATTGATAGCAACCATAACGAATCTTCTTTGATTAGATCGATCGAATTTGGAGCGGATGATTACATTACCAAACCAATACGCCCCTTGGAACTGTTGGCCCGGGTAAAATCAATTATGCGGAGACGCCAGGGAACCAATCAGGACCAGTACATCGTTGCAGGTCTACTCAGGTTGGATGCGTCCCTTCACAGGGTGTATGTGGGTGACAAAGAAGTTCGTTTAACTCGAACCGAAAATATTATTTTACGGCATTTAATGGAGAATGCTGGGAACACAGTTACACACGGTAATCTCGCCCAGAAAATTTGGGGTGATGATTCGACCGAAGCATCAGCGACTATTCGGGTTTATGTAGACCGGATTCGGAAAAAACTTGGTGACGATTCTAAAAGCCCATCAATGATATTTACTGAGACAGGACTTGGTTACCGTTTAGTTAAACTAACCCCATGA
- a CDS encoding formate dehydrogenase alpha subunit, which yields MHHPERLTRPLIKTYGRFIETDWDEALEYTCSKLVRYQPAEVAVVASANATNEEIYLIQKFARAVLGTNSVDLCSRNNVQGARDMSAPPDFLTRYQQSPDDTIRIKFETAWGVKLPQKAGLTIGGMLDDIEMGIIKALYIVGENIMLSHPDLTRIAKMLAKLQFLVVQDILHTETTAVANVVLTSAGFAEKDDTFTDTELRGQRVHSAVDPAADSRPGWWITNELGKRLGGKGFEYTGPEQIFDEMQALTPGCYTGMTSSILTKDGLLWPYPAEYHPGTAVRLAKINTGASS from the coding sequence GTGCATCATCCTGAACGCCTTACCCGCCCGCTCATTAAAACCTATGGCCGTTTCATCGAAACAGATTGGGATGAGGCGCTGGAATATACCTGTTCCAAACTCGTCCGGTATCAGCCGGCAGAAGTGGCGGTCGTCGCTTCTGCCAACGCCACTAATGAGGAAATTTACCTCATCCAGAAGTTCGCCCGCGCCGTCCTGGGCACAAATTCTGTCGATCTTTGCAGCCGGAACAATGTTCAGGGAGCACGTGACATGAGCGCGCCGCCTGATTTTCTCACCCGATATCAACAAAGCCCTGACGATACCATCAGAATTAAATTTGAAACCGCCTGGGGCGTCAAACTGCCTCAAAAAGCTGGCCTCACCATCGGCGGCATGCTGGATGATATAGAAATGGGTATTATCAAGGCGCTTTACATCGTAGGTGAGAATATCATGCTGTCACATCCTGATCTAACCCGTATTGCAAAGATGCTTGCCAAACTGCAATTTTTAGTCGTGCAGGACATTCTCCATACTGAAACAACAGCCGTAGCCAACGTGGTTCTCACTTCTGCCGGTTTCGCTGAAAAAGATGATACCTTTACCGACACTGAACTCCGGGGGCAGCGTGTACACTCTGCCGTTGACCCGGCGGCTGATTCCCGCCCCGGCTGGTGGATCACTAATGAACTGGGTAAGCGTCTCGGCGGCAAGGGCTTTGAGTATACCGGCCCGGAACAGATTTTTGATGAAATGCAGGCGCTGACACCCGGCTGTTACACCGGCATGACATCTTCAATACTGACAAAGGATGGCTTGCTGTGGCCATATCCCGCAGAGTACCATCCCGGCACCGCCGTGCGTTTGGCTAAAATCAACACCGGAGCATCTTCATGA
- a CDS encoding NADH-ubiquinone oxidoreductase chain E: MSIKTVPQDMLKAVIEGFGRDRANLIPMLQRLQEHLGFISPQAVAAAAERLGLSESTVYSVASFYTQFRFKPVGRNIIKACRGTACHVGGGERILSELERQLGIKPGETTSDLEYTLDTVACIGACALAPVVLINDEIYGRTSTSRILDAVARQKKAGVSCACRP; this comes from the coding sequence ATGTCAATTAAAACAGTACCCCAGGATATGCTTAAGGCTGTTATTGAAGGTTTCGGTCGTGACCGCGCCAATCTCATCCCCATGCTCCAGCGCCTCCAGGAGCACCTCGGCTTTATCTCTCCCCAGGCTGTAGCCGCCGCTGCGGAACGGCTGGGTCTTTCCGAGAGTACCGTTTACAGCGTCGCTTCTTTCTATACCCAGTTCCGCTTCAAGCCTGTCGGACGCAACATCATTAAAGCCTGTCGCGGCACCGCCTGCCACGTAGGCGGCGGTGAACGCATACTGTCGGAACTTGAACGGCAGCTGGGCATCAAACCGGGTGAAACCACATCTGATCTGGAATACACCCTGGATACCGTGGCCTGCATCGGAGCCTGCGCACTGGCGCCGGTCGTGCTCATCAACGATGAAATTTACGGCCGCACTTCCACCAGCCGGATACTTGATGCCGTCGCCCGTCAAAAGAAGGCCGGGGTAAGTTGCGCATGCCGCCCGTGA
- a CDS encoding holo-[acyl-carrier protein] synthase, which yields MIQYLGVDIIEIPRIGAAIDRWGDNFLSRIFTPQELMRYRHKLPSLAARFAAKEAAVKALGCQEFIYRDIEVIAEPGQRPEIRLYGRAKSIASDLGITSLAVSLSHSREYATAVVSALV from the coding sequence ATGATCCAGTACCTCGGAGTGGACATCATTGAGATCCCTCGCATCGGGGCAGCCATTGACCGCTGGGGCGATAACTTCTTAAGCCGCATTTTCACGCCGCAGGAACTCATGCGTTATCGGCATAAATTACCGTCCCTGGCCGCCCGCTTTGCCGCCAAAGAGGCGGCAGTCAAGGCTTTGGGCTGTCAGGAATTTATCTACCGGGATATTGAAGTCATTGCTGAGCCGGGACAACGGCCGGAAATCAGGCTCTACGGCCGGGCTAAATCCATCGCCAGTGATCTTGGCATCACCAGCCTGGCAGTCAGTCTGTCCCACAGCCGTGAATACGCCACGGCTGTAGTTTCAGCCTTGGTTTAA
- a CDS encoding ipa-20r domain protein: MSAFIELSTGNSKMNVIPRADIKPGTRVSIVLKADQRSGKLTDGVVQDILTKSPAHPHGIKVRLTSGEVGRVQAIR, translated from the coding sequence ATGAGCGCCTTTATTGAATTATCGACAGGTAATAGCAAGATGAATGTAATACCACGGGCCGATATTAAACCCGGCACCCGAGTTTCAATAGTGCTGAAAGCCGATCAGCGATCAGGCAAACTTACCGATGGGGTGGTTCAGGATATTCTGACCAAATCTCCGGCTCACCCGCATGGTATCAAAGTGCGTTTAACCAGCGGTGAGGTGGGGCGGGTGCAGGCAATCAGATAA
- a CDS encoding mobile element protein, with translation MAQGHRMSNDLQIRSFLKRLRLPVVAQNYSRLAEEAAANNQTFQDYLFALLEGEVIQREDHAQKLRLLRALFPVIKSLDNFDFSAIPSANKAPILELSRSTFIDRRENVILIGSYGTDKTHLAISLAASTCRQGKKVRFYTVAGLINELLEAGSKLKLGKLESALAKCDLILLDELGFVPFGKEGAEALFTFCSSRYERSSLIITTNLDFARWKEIFN, from the coding sequence CTGGCGCAGGGGCACCGGATGAGTAACGATCTACAGATCCGCAGCTTTTTGAAGAGACTTCGTTTGCCGGTGGTGGCTCAAAACTATTCACGACTCGCGGAAGAGGCGGCGGCCAATAACCAGACGTTTCAGGACTACCTCTTCGCTCTGCTGGAGGGTGAAGTCATCCAACGAGAAGATCATGCTCAAAAATTGAGACTATTGAGAGCCCTTTTCCCGGTGATCAAGAGCCTGGACAACTTCGACTTCAGCGCTATTCCATCAGCCAACAAAGCGCCGATACTCGAGCTGTCCCGCAGCACTTTTATCGACCGGCGCGAGAATGTGATTCTTATCGGCAGCTACGGCACCGATAAAACTCATCTAGCCATCAGTTTGGCGGCCAGCACTTGCCGCCAAGGCAAAAAGGTCCGTTTCTATACCGTCGCCGGACTGATTAACGAGCTGCTGGAAGCCGGATCAAAGCTTAAACTAGGCAAACTGGAATCGGCCTTGGCCAAGTGTGATCTGATACTCCTGGATGAACTGGGCTTCGTGCCTTTCGGTAAAGAGGGCGCCGAAGCCCTGTTTACTTTCTGCTCTTCACGCTACGAGCGAAGTTCTTTGATAATTACCACCAATTTGGACTTTGCACGCTGGAAAGAGATCTTCAATTGA
- a CDS encoding putative RNA polymerase sigma factor, producing the protein MHRLKPEGAGDTSTPPIYRQGGFSQVQQSNNEQDLIARAQARDSEAFGLLYETYFDKIYRYICIKIGNRTEAEDVTQQVFMNALSSIASYKVREVPFSAWLYRIAHNQIVDTLRRRSRRPTVELDETMPLAADDDPAAEVELKMESKELIAATKKLTDAQQEVLALRFGAELPIAEVARLTGRTEGAVKAMQHSAVAALRRIMCE; encoded by the coding sequence GTGCACCGGCTAAAACCGGAAGGCGCTGGAGATACGTCAACACCGCCAATCTACCGCCAAGGGGGTTTTTCCCAGGTGCAACAGAGCAACAATGAGCAAGATTTAATAGCGCGAGCTCAGGCGCGGGATTCGGAGGCTTTCGGCCTGCTATATGAGACTTATTTCGATAAGATCTATCGCTACATCTGCATCAAGATCGGCAACCGTACGGAGGCTGAGGATGTCACCCAGCAGGTGTTCATGAACGCCCTGTCTTCCATCGCCTCCTATAAGGTGCGTGAGGTACCCTTCAGCGCATGGCTCTACCGCATCGCCCATAACCAGATTGTAGATACCTTGCGGCGAAGGTCAAGACGTCCCACTGTCGAGCTCGACGAAACCATGCCTCTTGCTGCCGACGACGATCCCGCCGCCGAGGTCGAACTAAAAATGGAAAGTAAGGAACTGATCGCCGCCACTAAAAAATTGACCGATGCCCAGCAGGAAGTTCTGGCCCTGCGCTTCGGCGCTGAGTTGCCAATCGCTGAGGTCGCCCGTCTCACCGGCCGCACCGAGGGCGCCGTCAAGGCCATGCAGCATTCCGCCGTCGCCGCCCTGCGCCGCATCATGTGTGAATAA
- a CDS encoding ribonucleotide reductase of class II (coenzyme B12-dependent), giving the protein MQMPNTLEESVPKKMLISANALRVLEKRYLRRNRASEIIETPEDMFHRVAKAVASAEFKYDPDADVAMVEKNFYQLMINLEFLPNSPTLLNAGTEDGQLSSCFVLPVHDSIEETFDAVKYTALIHKSGGGIGYDFSQVRAKGSSVGDHPNAAGGPVALIDVFARAADYIKQGGVRRGCNSVVLSVDHPDILDFIKAKNDPLALTNFYNSVSVTDDFMSRVRSGENYPIIDPRNGKATLWLRARDVFNLIVDQAWRTGDPGFVFIDRVNRDNPTPLLGRMKTITGCGEQALLPYESCNLGSINLAMMLKNQPEGLEIDFEKLSRIVPLAVRFLDNVIDINRLPFLEVEQATKRTRKIGLGVMGFADMLIRLGIPYNSTKAITVAEEVMEFITDLAHKASQQLAIERGVFPAWSGSVYEAEGMPMRNACCTTIAPTGTLSIIAGVSSGIEPIFAAVFVRNILEGENLLEINPYFEEAARERGFFTRELFEQLVTSNHLHLRKEIPEDIRKIFVTAHRVSPDWHVRVQAAFQRQTDNAVSKTVNFPKSATRADIAKVFMMAYEQGLKGITVYRDKSRDLQPLCTSETGMNLVGRRFKND; this is encoded by the coding sequence ATGCAAATGCCCAATACACTTGAAGAATCAGTTCCAAAAAAGATGCTCATTTCGGCGAACGCTCTTAGAGTACTTGAGAAACGTTATCTGAGGCGCAATCGTGCAAGTGAGATCATCGAAACCCCTGAGGATATGTTCCATCGCGTAGCCAAAGCGGTTGCGTCAGCCGAATTCAAATACGATCCCGATGCCGATGTTGCGATGGTAGAAAAGAATTTCTATCAGCTTATGATAAATTTGGAGTTCCTGCCAAACTCGCCTACGCTCTTGAATGCCGGTACCGAAGACGGTCAGTTATCCTCATGTTTCGTTCTCCCGGTACATGATTCTATTGAAGAGACGTTCGACGCAGTAAAATATACCGCTCTCATCCATAAAAGCGGCGGCGGCATCGGTTATGACTTTTCGCAGGTGCGCGCCAAGGGCAGTTCTGTGGGCGATCATCCAAATGCCGCTGGTGGCCCTGTAGCCCTTATCGATGTCTTTGCCAGAGCAGCAGATTATATTAAACAGGGCGGCGTCCGCCGCGGATGCAACTCTGTAGTCCTTAGTGTGGATCATCCGGATATCCTCGATTTCATTAAGGCCAAGAACGACCCGTTGGCGCTAACAAATTTCTATAACTCAGTGTCGGTTACGGACGATTTTATGTCGAGGGTGAGATCGGGCGAGAATTATCCCATCATTGATCCTCGGAACGGGAAAGCGACGCTCTGGCTTAGAGCTAGAGATGTCTTTAACCTCATTGTCGATCAGGCTTGGCGAACCGGTGACCCCGGATTCGTGTTTATCGACCGCGTTAACCGCGACAATCCTACACCTCTCCTAGGACGGATGAAAACTATCACCGGCTGCGGCGAGCAGGCTTTACTCCCGTATGAGTCCTGCAATCTTGGCTCTATCAACCTTGCCATGATGCTCAAGAATCAACCCGAGGGACTTGAGATCGATTTCGAAAAGCTTTCAAGGATTGTCCCGTTGGCAGTACGTTTCCTTGATAACGTAATCGATATCAACCGTCTCCCCTTCCTCGAAGTCGAGCAGGCGACGAAGCGAACCAGAAAGATCGGTCTGGGCGTCATGGGTTTTGCCGACATGCTCATACGACTCGGCATCCCTTATAACTCGACAAAGGCAATCACCGTGGCTGAAGAAGTCATGGAGTTTATCACCGACCTGGCACACAAGGCTTCGCAGCAACTGGCAATTGAACGAGGCGTGTTCCCGGCCTGGAGCGGCAGTGTTTATGAAGCCGAGGGGATGCCGATGCGCAACGCCTGCTGCACCACCATCGCCCCGACTGGAACCTTATCAATTATCGCCGGGGTATCTAGCGGCATCGAACCAATCTTCGCAGCGGTTTTCGTTCGCAACATCCTAGAAGGGGAAAATCTGCTGGAGATCAATCCATATTTCGAGGAAGCAGCCCGGGAACGCGGCTTCTTCACCCGTGAGCTTTTTGAGCAGTTGGTAACATCAAACCACCTTCATCTCAGGAAAGAGATCCCCGAAGACATACGTAAGATATTCGTGACCGCGCATAGGGTGTCTCCAGACTGGCACGTCAGAGTTCAGGCAGCTTTCCAGCGGCAAACCGATAATGCCGTTAGTAAGACCGTGAACTTCCCCAAGAGCGCCACCAGAGCAGATATCGCCAAGGTTTTTATGATGGCATACGAGCAAGGACTTAAAGGAATCACAGTGTACAGGGACAAGAGCCGGGACTTGCAACCACTTTGTACCAGTGAGACTGGAATGAATCTTGTTGGCCGACGGTTCAAAAACGATTAG
- a CDS encoding transcriptional regulator MarR family: MNYMTMKSGDAVDKMVCDSYRALHLIHRQLVRAEVDGDGLAHHKLAILAMVAHAGELSPSEIARRLSLTKSQLTQFIDQLVKQAAVRRAPDETDRRRQKIVLTESGRSLLGDYLGALRRTLASKLTVLSPGDTDRLSRALTDIIEVTSRLERV, encoded by the coding sequence ATGAACTATATGACGATGAAATCTGGCGATGCTGTGGACAAAATGGTGTGCGACAGTTACCGGGCGCTGCACCTGATCCACCGGCAACTGGTGCGGGCGGAAGTGGACGGCGACGGACTGGCGCATCACAAGCTGGCCATACTGGCGATGGTGGCTCACGCCGGCGAGCTTTCGCCGAGTGAAATCGCCAGACGACTATCATTGACCAAATCCCAGCTTACCCAGTTCATCGATCAGCTGGTGAAGCAGGCAGCGGTGAGGCGGGCGCCGGATGAAACCGACCGGCGGCGGCAGAAGATTGTGCTTACCGAAAGCGGCCGGTCACTACTGGGGGATTACCTGGGGGCGTTGCGGCGCACTTTAGCTTCAAAGCTGACTGTCTTGAGTCCAGGCGATACGGACAGGCTGTCACGGGCGCTGACAGATATCATTGAGGTTACTTCCAGACTGGAAAGGGTATAG
- the ruvC gene encoding crossover junction endodeoxyribonuclease RuvC: MRVLGIDPGTRCLGYGVVDTDGPNVVYVTCGTVTCSDKLSMAEKLKHLYAELVKVITATHPDCAAVESPFFSQNARSALAIGKAQAVAILAAANAGLEVFEYPPARIKAAISGSGASNKDQVSRMVVLQLNLTAVPPTPDAADALACALCHVQAAQTAAILRHAD; this comes from the coding sequence ATGAGAGTTCTGGGCATTGACCCCGGCACCCGCTGCCTCGGCTACGGCGTCGTCGATACCGATGGGCCTAATGTCGTTTATGTTACCTGCGGCACCGTCACCTGTTCCGACAAGCTGTCCATGGCCGAAAAGCTGAAACACCTCTACGCAGAACTGGTCAAGGTCATCACCGCCACCCACCCCGACTGCGCCGCCGTGGAAAGCCCTTTTTTCTCACAGAACGCCCGCTCCGCCCTGGCCATCGGCAAAGCCCAGGCGGTAGCTATCCTGGCCGCCGCCAATGCCGGTCTTGAAGTCTTTGAGTATCCCCCGGCCCGCATTAAAGCCGCCATCTCCGGCTCCGGCGCTTCCAATAAAGATCAGGTAAGCCGCATGGTGGTACTCCAATTGAACCTGACCGCCGTGCCCCCCACCCCCGACGCCGCAGACGCTCTGGCCTGCGCCCTGTGCCATGTCCAGGCAGCTCAAACCGCCGCTATCCTTCGCCATGCCGACTAA